The uncultured Methanomethylovorans sp. genome contains a region encoding:
- the fae gene encoding formaldehyde-activating enzyme produces the protein MVKITQSLIGEALIGEGPEIAHIDLVIGPKGGAVESAFMTSLATPSQGHTPLLAVLEPNVATKPATLMVNKVTIKNVSQAALIFGSAQASIAKAVMDSVEEGLISKEEAENLLIIVSVFVEWDAKDKDKVYKFNYEATKLAIKRAVSGKPTVEDALAKKNSAHHPFA, from the coding sequence ATGGTAAAAATTACACAAAGCTTGATAGGCGAAGCATTGATAGGCGAAGGGCCTGAGATAGCCCATATAGATCTGGTAATAGGTCCCAAAGGAGGGGCGGTAGAATCTGCTTTCATGACCTCTCTTGCAACTCCTTCACAGGGCCACACACCTTTGCTTGCAGTACTCGAACCAAATGTTGCTACAAAGCCTGCAACTCTAATGGTAAACAAAGTAACTATCAAGAATGTATCTCAGGCTGCCCTGATATTCGGATCTGCCCAGGCATCCATTGCAAAAGCTGTAATGGACAGTGTAGAAGAGGGTCTAATATCCAAAGAAGAGGCAGAAAATCTCTTAATAATTGTTTCTGTATTTGTTGAGTGGGATGCAAAAGACAAAGATAAAGTGTACAAGTTCAATTACGAAGCAACAAAACTTGCAATTAAACGTGCTGTAAGTGGAAAACCCACTGTTGAAGACGCACTCGCAAAAAAGAACAGCGCTCATCACCCCTTTGCATAA
- the ilvE gene encoding branched-chain-amino-acid transaminase codes for MSELFIYCNGEYVHKSKATVSLFDHGFLYGDGVFEGIRAYNGRVFKLHEHLDRLYDSARAIALEIPMSKEEMGKVILDTLRRNKLRDAYIRPLVTRGVGDLGLDPRKCPKPGVFVITQPWGAMYGDLYEVGLTGVTVSVRRNAADALSPNIKSLNYLNNILAKIEANEKGGDEAIFFDSNGYLSEGSGDNIFIIKNGKVYTPPTINNLKGITRATAIELLEEMKIPISVENLGMFDLYTADEIFVTGTAAEAAPLVKVDGRKIGTGKPGPITKKMVEAFEVITQNTGTPIFEE; via the coding sequence ATGAGCGAACTGTTTATTTATTGCAACGGTGAATACGTTCACAAATCAAAAGCTACTGTTTCTTTATTTGACCATGGTTTCCTGTATGGCGATGGTGTCTTTGAGGGCATTAGAGCTTACAACGGACGTGTCTTTAAATTACATGAGCATTTAGACAGGCTGTATGATTCTGCAAGGGCAATAGCATTGGAAATCCCCATGTCTAAGGAGGAGATGGGAAAGGTTATTTTAGATACCCTACGCAGGAACAAACTCAGAGATGCTTATATCAGGCCTCTGGTTACAAGAGGAGTTGGAGACCTTGGTCTTGACCCCCGCAAGTGCCCTAAGCCCGGAGTATTCGTCATTACACAGCCCTGGGGAGCTATGTATGGAGACCTATATGAGGTTGGACTCACGGGAGTTACGGTTTCAGTTCGCCGCAATGCAGCCGATGCACTATCGCCTAACATCAAATCCCTTAATTACCTGAACAATATCCTGGCAAAGATAGAAGCTAACGAAAAAGGAGGCGATGAAGCCATATTCTTTGATAGCAACGGATACCTTTCCGAAGGTTCTGGAGACAATATATTTATTATCAAGAATGGAAAGGTTTACACACCACCTACTATCAACAACCTCAAAGGCATTACAAGAGCTACTGCAATTGAACTGCTGGAAGAGATGAAAATACCCATCTCGGTGGAAAATCTTGGGATGTTTGACCTATATACTGCAGATGAGATCTTTGTTACAGGCACAGCTGCAGAGGCAGCTCCATTGGTAAAAGTGGATGGCCGGAAGATCGGAACCGGAAAACCTGGCCCTATCACCAAAAAGATGGTAGAAGCCTTTGAAGTAATTACTCAAAATACAGGTACACCCATTTTTGAGGAATAA
- a CDS encoding transposase produces the protein MEFRELSDDQWKFIKPHLPPQPITGRKRADDRKVINGILFVLITGCRWGDMPAIYGSQATAWRRLKRWSEEGIWNEIMESLRDSAYQKGKFSLDTVCIDSSFIETKKGEMTPRTTVTRKEKA, from the coding sequence ATGGAATTCAGAGAACTCTCTGATGATCAATGGAAGTTTATAAAGCCACACTTGCCACCACAACCAATTACCGGAAGAAAGAGAGCTGATGACCGTAAGGTCATCAATGGTATTCTCTTTGTTCTGATAACAGGTTGCAGATGGGGAGATATGCCAGCTATTTATGGTTCCCAGGCAACTGCCTGGAGAAGGCTGAAAAGGTGGTCAGAGGAAGGTATATGGAACGAGATAATGGAATCCCTTCGGGATTCCGCTTACCAGAAAGGTAAGTTCTCATTGGATACAGTGTGTATCGATAGCAGTTTCATCGAAACTAAAAAAGGGGAGATGACTCCTCGTACAACGGTCACAAGAAAAGAAAAGGCATAA
- a CDS encoding multidrug effflux MFS transporter yields the protein MYTDSTESNIKRMVPLLALLTAFPAFSTDMILPAIPALAVMWNKPLAVVNLILICFFVTYGFFLLFYGPISDRYGRRRPLIVGISLYIFASMLCAVANSAAMLIAFRILQAAGAAASASLSMAMTKDIFSGKERERILAYIAVIMALAPMFAPIIGGWILAYLSWHWIFFAQGIMGAIGLLGVIRTPETLKEASETPLSRVMYSYSKLLLNIKYVIMVLVMSVSLLPLYSFIAGSSAIYINGFGLNEQNFSYFFAFNALALMAGSISCLKLAERTNSKHLITAGFVGIVLGGALILIIGQHGPWSFAIPMAMITYSIGISRPPSNHLVLEQVRRDAGSASSLLIFTYFTLGAVGMWLVSQNWLDRIHILGTIALTCGVLVLLTWLVLEKKGIGSA from the coding sequence TTGTACACCGATTCAACTGAAAGTAATATCAAACGAATGGTGCCTCTACTGGCATTGTTAACGGCTTTTCCTGCATTTTCTACAGATATGATCCTGCCAGCTATTCCAGCCCTTGCCGTTATGTGGAATAAGCCCCTGGCAGTAGTTAACTTGATTCTTATTTGCTTTTTCGTCACCTATGGATTTTTCCTGCTTTTTTACGGGCCTATTTCAGACAGATACGGCCGTCGAAGACCTTTAATTGTGGGAATTTCGCTGTATATATTTGCCAGTATGCTATGCGCTGTAGCAAACAGTGCAGCTATGCTGATAGCATTTCGTATACTACAGGCTGCTGGAGCTGCGGCTAGTGCATCCCTATCCATGGCAATGACCAAAGATATCTTTTCAGGCAAGGAAAGAGAAAGGATACTAGCTTATATAGCGGTCATCATGGCCTTGGCCCCCATGTTCGCCCCCATCATTGGAGGTTGGATTTTGGCATACCTTTCATGGCATTGGATATTTTTTGCCCAGGGAATAATGGGTGCTATAGGTCTTCTAGGCGTTATCAGAACACCCGAGACTCTAAAAGAAGCATCAGAAACTCCCCTATCAAGGGTTATGTATTCTTATAGCAAACTGTTGCTTAACATAAAATATGTGATCATGGTCCTTGTTATGTCCGTAAGCCTTTTACCACTATACAGTTTCATCGCCGGTTCGTCTGCCATCTATATCAACGGATTTGGCCTAAACGAGCAAAATTTCAGCTATTTCTTCGCTTTTAATGCTCTGGCACTGATGGCAGGATCAATATCATGTCTGAAACTGGCAGAAAGAACGAACTCCAAACACCTGATTACTGCAGGTTTTGTTGGTATAGTGCTGGGAGGTGCACTTATTCTTATCATCGGCCAACATGGCCCATGGAGTTTTGCGATCCCCATGGCTATGATTACATATTCAATAGGGATAAGCAGGCCTCCGAGCAACCACTTGGTACTTGAGCAGGTGCGTAGAGATGCAGGCTCCGCATCCTCCCTGTTAATATTCACATACTTTACTCTTGGAGCTGTGGGCATGTGGCTGGTATCACAGAACTGGCTTGACAGGATACACATATTGGGTACTATTGCTTTAACCTGTGGTGTTCTTGTACTACTGACCTGGCTTGTTTTGGAGAAAAAAGGTATTGGAAGTGCATGA
- a CDS encoding transposase: MKIHACVSCEGFPLTIQISSGKEHDRQHFIEVMEDIKVKTDGRPRTRPLEVLADAAYDDTEIRQYLRSRAIKSNIPINTRNSKRKKRGRPTRFDEETYYYRGTIERFFAWLKMGFRKLASRYERLNVVFKGLLDIACFLLCWKKV, encoded by the coding sequence ATAAAGATCCATGCATGTGTAAGTTGTGAAGGTTTTCCACTTACAATCCAAATATCTTCTGGAAAAGAGCACGATAGACAGCACTTCATTGAAGTTATGGAGGATATTAAGGTTAAGACCGATGGAAGACCAAGGACAAGACCTCTTGAAGTTCTGGCAGACGCTGCGTACGACGATACAGAAATCAGGCAGTACTTAAGGTCCAGAGCTATCAAAAGCAACATACCGATCAATACAAGGAACAGTAAAAGAAAGAAAAGAGGAAGACCTACTCGATTTGATGAAGAAACATATTATTACAGAGGAACTATAGAACGATTCTTTGCATGGTTGAAGATGGGATTTAGAAAATTAGCAAGTAGATATGAACGTCTTAATGTGGTTTTCAAAGGATTGTTAGATATTGCATGTTTCCTGTTGTGTTGGAAAAAGGTGTGA
- a CDS encoding molybdopterin biosynthesis protein — MEREQKEFRELTSSEEARRIINSIKIRPALKTLPLEHANGHILAEDIFSSIDVPAFDRSVKDGFAVQAQDIYKATEIDPVTLKIIGSIAAGSVSNIVLAPGKLMEIATGAPIPEGADAVVMVEHTTVEDGNILVRRAVHINENIMRTGADIMKGERVLRKNVRIGPREIGVLASIGISTVKVKELNVGIISTGDELVQPGLKLNTGKIYDANSYAVAVSVEECGANPIIYGIVKDDERAMSEVIDRALKECNMVLTSGSTSAGVGDVMYKIIAEKGRTLLHGISIKPGKPVVIGIVGNIPLIGLPGNPTAALSIFNEFIAPLIYHSLETTSPFKTKVQAVLGTGIKSEGRKELYPVGLVRGRVYPADKTSGAITTLAEADGIIEIKEETEYLEPGKTIDVTLFGNITPIDLMFVGGQCPAIDLLEDLTGMNFRVISMGSSRGLSAMADSIADVAGINVAGPKEYNLEAIRSMGIHNAVLVKGYRREQGLIVHPESNIKNLEDLPGKKLANRNRGSGTRALLDKLLEELAIKKSITKAELVKIIPGYNSGLKTHRAVCEAIISEKAEVGFGIRPFAETMGLKFIPITVEDFDFLINREIMDISQVKSLLATLRSPDFAKELPPGIITYERTGEIIDSI; from the coding sequence TTGGAAAGGGAGCAAAAGGAATTTAGAGAACTCACATCCTCAGAAGAAGCACGCCGTATAATTAATAGTATCAAGATAAGGCCAGCACTCAAAACCTTGCCTTTGGAACATGCAAACGGACACATTCTAGCAGAAGATATATTTTCAAGTATCGATGTGCCTGCCTTTGACAGATCAGTTAAAGATGGTTTTGCAGTACAGGCACAGGATATATACAAGGCTACCGAAATAGATCCTGTAACATTGAAGATAATTGGATCGATTGCAGCTGGCAGTGTATCAAATATTGTCCTTGCCCCTGGAAAACTTATGGAGATAGCCACAGGTGCACCAATACCAGAAGGCGCAGATGCTGTAGTAATGGTAGAACACACAACAGTAGAAGATGGCAATATACTAGTACGCAGGGCAGTGCACATAAATGAGAACATTATGCGTACTGGCGCTGACATAATGAAAGGGGAACGTGTACTGCGCAAGAATGTGCGCATCGGCCCACGGGAAATTGGAGTGCTTGCTTCTATAGGCATCAGCACGGTCAAAGTAAAAGAGCTGAACGTGGGTATAATTTCCACAGGTGATGAACTTGTTCAACCCGGATTGAAATTGAATACTGGGAAGATATATGATGCTAACTCCTATGCTGTAGCTGTAAGTGTAGAAGAATGCGGTGCAAACCCCATAATATACGGAATTGTAAAGGATGACGAACGTGCAATGTCAGAAGTTATCGATCGCGCATTAAAGGAATGCAACATGGTACTCACCTCCGGTAGTACTTCTGCAGGCGTGGGCGATGTCATGTATAAGATAATAGCTGAAAAAGGCAGAACATTATTGCATGGAATATCAATAAAACCTGGAAAACCGGTAGTAATAGGTATTGTTGGAAATATACCGCTTATAGGACTTCCGGGCAATCCTACTGCTGCACTTTCCATATTTAATGAGTTCATAGCTCCCCTCATATATCATTCTCTTGAAACCACCTCACCATTCAAAACAAAAGTGCAGGCTGTCCTGGGAACAGGTATCAAGTCCGAAGGTAGGAAGGAACTTTACCCTGTGGGACTTGTAAGAGGTAGAGTATACCCTGCAGACAAAACATCAGGAGCTATTACTACCCTTGCAGAAGCCGATGGTATCATCGAAATCAAAGAGGAGACCGAATATCTGGAACCCGGAAAAACAATAGATGTTACGCTTTTTGGGAATATAACACCCATTGACCTCATGTTCGTCGGGGGGCAATGCCCTGCTATTGATCTTCTGGAAGACCTAACAGGAATGAACTTCAGAGTAATAAGCATGGGTTCCAGCCGTGGATTAAGTGCCATGGCTGACAGCATAGCTGATGTTGCAGGCATCAATGTAGCTGGACCAAAAGAATACAATCTGGAAGCTATCAGAAGTATGGGCATCCATAATGCAGTGTTGGTAAAAGGGTATAGACGGGAACAGGGATTGATAGTGCATCCTGAAAGCAACATCAAAAACCTTGAAGACCTGCCTGGAAAAAAACTGGCAAACCGCAACAGGGGTTCAGGCACCCGGGCGTTGCTGGATAAACTGCTGGAAGAATTGGCTATTAAAAAGAGCATCACAAAAGCAGAGCTTGTAAAGATAATACCTGGTTACAACTCCGGCTTAAAGACACACAGAGCAGTATGTGAAGCCATAATCAGTGAAAAAGCAGAGGTAGGATTTGGAATAAGGCCCTTTGCAGAAACAATGGGACTTAAGTTTATACCTATTACTGTAGAAGATTTTGATTTCCTTATTAATAGAGAGATAATGGATATTTCACAGGTAAAAAGCCTTCTTGCAACTCTACGATCACCTGATTTTGCCAAGGAGTTGCCGCCTGGAATAATTACCTATGAAAGAACAGGCGAAATAATAGATAGCATATAA
- a CDS encoding ABC transporter permease yields MDIVYTIWLRSVKRYLRSKSRIIGSLGMPIFFLLVLGFGLNSVVSLPGMSHGYIGFIIPGIISMSVLFTSVFSGIQIIWDKQFGFLKETLVAPVTRMEIMLGQTVGGATTSLIQGLIILVISLFLGLKISSIPGFALAILFMILIGLSFTAFGIAIASRMEDMHGFQLIMNFVIFPIFGLSGALFPIDSLPSWLRSLTMLDPLTYGVEGIRYGLLGTSQIDPLVSFVVLTGFTAFMIIFGAYLFRKISI; encoded by the coding sequence ATGGATATTGTATATACCATCTGGTTAAGAAGTGTAAAACGTTACCTGCGTTCCAAAAGCAGAATAATAGGCAGTTTAGGTATGCCCATATTCTTTTTGCTTGTTCTCGGCTTTGGGCTTAATTCCGTGGTCAGCCTTCCTGGTATGAGCCACGGGTATATAGGATTCATCATTCCAGGCATCATATCTATGAGCGTCCTGTTCACATCGGTATTCTCAGGCATACAGATAATATGGGATAAACAATTTGGATTCTTGAAAGAAACATTAGTCGCACCAGTGACCAGAATGGAGATCATGCTGGGGCAAACAGTAGGAGGAGCTACGACTTCTCTTATCCAGGGACTCATAATACTCGTAATCTCGTTATTCTTAGGACTGAAGATCAGCAGCATCCCGGGATTCGCTCTGGCAATTTTATTCATGATATTGATAGGGCTTTCCTTCACTGCATTTGGCATTGCCATTGCATCCAGAATGGAGGATATGCATGGTTTTCAGCTCATAATGAACTTTGTCATATTCCCGATCTTCGGACTTTCCGGGGCACTATTTCCCATAGATAGCCTGCCATCTTGGCTAAGGTCCCTGACCATGCTGGATCCGCTGACATATGGAGTAGAAGGAATTAGATATGGACTTCTCGGCACTTCCCAGATAGATCCATTAGTGAGTTTCGTAGTACTCACTGGTTTTACAGCATTCATGATCATATTTGGAGCCTACCTGTTCCGAAAGATCAGCATCTGA
- a CDS encoding sodium:proton antiporter — protein MESVPDKEKVILENLKYLNDSVIAILLLMPVTLVIAFEALDSTESLKWLSIATWLVYIFGLWYVASRVFRLNNRILEHLKE, from the coding sequence ATGGAATCTGTACCTGACAAAGAAAAAGTGATATTAGAAAACTTAAAGTACCTGAATGACTCTGTGATTGCTATATTGCTTCTAATGCCTGTGACATTAGTCATTGCTTTTGAGGCACTTGACTCTACAGAATCGCTTAAATGGCTTTCCATTGCAACCTGGTTAGTATACATATTTGGCCTATGGTATGTGGCTTCCAGGGTTTTCAGACTCAACAATAGGATATTAGAACACCTAAAGGAGTGA
- a CDS encoding TetR/AcrR family transcriptional regulator encodes MTPVIYDLSHIFCNSLIIKKDNMSLREKKKIETKNRIFEVSGKLFKEKGFENTTIDEITKEAEIAKGTFFNYFPTKESLILYFAEQKAELIYDLTEDEVMIHLPTKERIKKFLVALAESYEKDKDLTKLLFIEYRRYIEISRPDISKERSPHYRLIKVLLGVLEEGIEKGEVKGNIDTRMAAETLNAVYFHTLMVWLKSENEFSFSRDIFAKIDLLFEGIGD; translated from the coding sequence ATGACCCCGGTCATTTATGACCTTAGTCATATTTTCTGTAATTCATTAATAATCAAAAAGGATAACATGTCCCTTCGTGAAAAGAAGAAAATCGAGACAAAGAATAGGATCTTTGAAGTATCGGGGAAATTGTTCAAAGAAAAAGGCTTTGAAAATACTACGATAGATGAGATCACAAAAGAAGCCGAGATTGCTAAAGGTACTTTTTTTAATTATTTTCCCACTAAAGAGTCTCTTATTTTATATTTCGCGGAACAAAAGGCAGAGTTGATCTACGACTTGACAGAGGACGAAGTTATGATCCACCTACCTACAAAGGAAAGGATCAAGAAGTTCCTTGTAGCGCTGGCTGAAAGCTACGAGAAGGACAAAGATCTCACAAAACTGCTGTTCATTGAATATAGAAGATACATAGAGATTTCGAGACCAGATATCAGTAAAGAGAGAAGCCCACATTACCGCCTGATCAAAGTGCTTCTGGGCGTATTAGAAGAAGGAATAGAAAAGGGAGAGGTAAAAGGAAACATTGATACAAGAATGGCAGCTGAAACGCTGAACGCAGTGTACTTTCACACTTTAATGGTGTGGCTGAAATCAGAGAATGAGTTCTCTTTTTCAAGAGACATATTTGCAAAGATCGATCTGTTATTCGAAGGCATAGGAGATTGA
- a CDS encoding ATP-binding cassette domain-containing protein, whose translation MMAIEVEKLTKEFNGFVAVDHISFSIRSGEVFGLLGPNGAGKTTTMSMLSTMLKPTSGKASVNGFDILKKEDDVRKSIGIVFQDQSLDEELTAYENMDFHGRLYRIPKDLRENRIKELLKLVELDEKKNNLVKTYSGGMRRRLEIARGLLHEPKVLFLDEPTLGLDPQTRNHLWNYIDRLNKEKGITIILTTHYMEEADKLCDRIAIIDKGKIIALDTSEKLKESIGGDVIEITSQDNEKLHLRIKTCSWVKHVDIHNGSVTINLQNAEKHVAEIVNLASENGIEIESISIHKPTLEDVFLYYTGRTMREEEASTKDRMRMMHKPQRR comes from the coding sequence ATGATGGCTATAGAAGTTGAAAAATTAACTAAAGAATTTAACGGATTTGTTGCTGTAGATCATATTTCTTTTAGTATAAGGAGTGGAGAAGTATTCGGTTTGCTTGGCCCAAATGGAGCAGGTAAGACAACAACCATGTCGATGCTTTCAACTATGCTGAAACCAACTTCCGGGAAAGCATCTGTCAATGGCTTTGATATATTAAAAAAGGAAGATGATGTAAGGAAATCTATTGGCATTGTTTTCCAGGACCAGAGCCTTGATGAAGAACTCACTGCCTATGAAAATATGGATTTCCATGGCAGGCTTTACCGTATCCCAAAGGATTTACGGGAGAATAGGATTAAAGAGCTTCTAAAGCTTGTAGAACTTGATGAAAAAAAGAACAACTTAGTAAAAACATATTCAGGAGGAATGAGAAGGCGTCTGGAAATAGCAAGAGGACTGTTGCATGAACCCAAAGTGCTGTTCTTGGATGAACCAACCCTTGGCCTTGATCCTCAGACAAGGAATCATCTCTGGAACTATATAGATAGGCTGAACAAAGAAAAAGGTATCACAATAATCCTTACCACCCATTATATGGAAGAAGCAGACAAGCTTTGCGACAGAATAGCAATAATCGATAAGGGAAAGATTATCGCATTGGACACTTCGGAGAAACTTAAAGAAAGTATTGGTGGAGATGTAATTGAAATAACGTCCCAAGATAATGAAAAACTCCATTTGAGGATTAAAACATGTTCCTGGGTCAAACATGTAGACATTCACAATGGGTCTGTTACTATCAACCTCCAAAATGCAGAAAAGCATGTTGCTGAAATCGTAAATCTTGCATCTGAGAATGGGATTGAAATCGAATCGATCTCTATTCATAAGCCTACCCTTGAAGATGTCTTTTTGTATTACACTGGCAGGACCATGAGAGAAGAAGAGGCCAGTACCAAAGATCGCATGCGCATGATGCACAAGCCTCAGAGGAGATAA
- a CDS encoding APC family permease: protein MDDKTNNPPSGIDWEHGVQCSKVICEPQELERTIDWKQGLAIALGVPLLILPSIGYLTSYVWSFAIFIWAATILLGFLQNLGYGELATVFPKAAGLPGYTQTVFGSSAKNGDNKKYKVGKFIGGFSAWSYWFGWSPVLAIYAILISSYLQGLIPALGSVSETLLSLIVGAVIFGSLAVINSKGLKNGAKAGFILALISLVPLMIITIAPFVTGDFHISNITNSWFPTDWSWDIEHILILLGLFAMAEWSAAAWETAAIYGPEYKKPNTDTPKALFVCGAICLVLYVLVQTSVIGTLGVEGVLAEPISPMLPLANLSLGPIGATISIIMLIGAMLLIIQTAFLSSARSIYSMSVEGNLPAVFSKLNSHGHPMNAMIADALFNMCLILLGTPTAILAASAIGYICANGISLYTYVKVRNDPELSKLERPFKAPRGWKYVAFVTAILNIPFFLVGIIYLNSLELGWNTTGIGFFALCLFIPLWFYSQHESRLGVKQELISEAEPVPAEM from the coding sequence TTGGATGATAAAACAAACAATCCCCCATCTGGAATCGATTGGGAGCATGGAGTTCAGTGCAGCAAGGTCATTTGTGAGCCGCAGGAACTCGAAAGAACAATTGACTGGAAGCAGGGGCTTGCAATTGCGTTGGGTGTTCCTTTATTAATACTTCCTTCAATAGGATATCTTACTAGTTATGTGTGGTCTTTTGCAATATTTATCTGGGCAGCAACTATTTTACTAGGTTTTTTGCAGAACCTTGGATATGGGGAATTGGCCACTGTTTTCCCAAAAGCTGCAGGGTTGCCGGGTTATACTCAAACTGTTTTTGGTTCGTCTGCGAAAAATGGCGATAATAAAAAATACAAGGTAGGTAAATTCATAGGTGGCTTTAGCGCCTGGAGTTACTGGTTCGGCTGGAGTCCTGTGCTTGCTATCTACGCAATTCTCATTTCCAGTTATCTTCAAGGTCTTATACCGGCTTTAGGTTCTGTTTCAGAAACCCTTCTTTCCTTAATTGTCGGAGCGGTCATTTTTGGTTCTCTTGCAGTAATCAATTCCAAAGGGCTTAAGAATGGAGCTAAGGCAGGTTTCATTCTCGCTCTGATCTCACTGGTCCCATTGATGATCATCACCATCGCACCATTTGTTACTGGCGACTTCCATATATCAAACATTACTAATTCCTGGTTCCCTACAGACTGGAGTTGGGACATTGAGCATATATTGATTCTTCTTGGTCTTTTCGCAATGGCTGAATGGAGTGCAGCAGCATGGGAAACTGCAGCTATCTATGGACCAGAGTACAAGAAGCCCAATACTGATACCCCAAAGGCTTTGTTCGTATGCGGTGCTATTTGCCTTGTTCTTTATGTACTTGTACAGACTTCTGTCATAGGTACGTTGGGAGTTGAAGGCGTTCTTGCAGAGCCTATTTCTCCTATGCTCCCTCTTGCCAATCTTTCCTTGGGGCCTATAGGAGCTACCATTTCTATAATTATGTTGATAGGCGCAATGCTTCTTATTATACAGACCGCTTTCTTATCTTCTGCGAGGTCAATATATTCGATGTCAGTTGAAGGAAACCTGCCCGCTGTTTTCAGCAAGCTCAACTCACATGGGCATCCTATGAATGCCATGATTGCAGACGCTCTTTTCAATATGTGTTTGATCCTTCTTGGAACTCCAACTGCCATTCTGGCTGCTTCTGCTATCGGATATATATGTGCTAATGGTATCAGTCTATATACCTATGTAAAAGTGAGAAATGATCCGGAACTGTCAAAGCTAGAAAGGCCATTCAAAGCCCCACGTGGATGGAAATATGTAGCATTTGTCACTGCCATCCTGAACATCCCTTTCTTCCTGGTTGGTATCATATACCTCAACAGTCTCGAACTTGGATGGAACACTACAGGAATAGGTTTTTTTGCCCTGTGTCTTTTCATTCCTCTCTGGTTCTATTCCCAGCATGAGAGCAGGTTGGGTGTGAAACAAGAATTAATCTCCGAAGCAGAGCCGGTTCCTGCAGAGATGTAA